Sequence from the Rhodospirillales bacterium RIFCSPLOWO2_02_FULL_58_16 genome:
CGAGGTAATGGCCAGGCCGCTCAACTGGGAGGGAGAGGGCGAACCGCCGCTTATCTACATGGCGCCCGAAAAGCGCGGGCATCCGGCGCTGGGGATCGGGGACAAGGCGCTGGCCCGGCTTTCACGGTCAGGCGGCGCTTATGAGGCGCAGGTGATCCGCCGCATATCTTCGGCTCCTTCAATGGTGCTGGGAGTTTACGCCGTTGACGGCAAGCAGGGCCGGATCAGGTCAACCGACCGCCGCGCCAGGAATGATCTGATGGTGGCCGCAGAGGACGCCAAGGGCGCCGTGCGGGGCGATCTGGTGCGCGCCGAGGTGCTGCCCGGCCGTCGGTCGGGGCTTCAGAGGGCGCGGGTGGTGGAGCGCATTGCCGCCGCCGGACCCAAGGCGGTCAGCCTGATCGCCCTGCATGATCACGGCATCCCCACCGAATTCACCGCCGCCGCCGTCAAACAGGCGAATGCCGCCGGGCCGACGGCGCTCGGCAAGCGCGAGGATTTGCGTAACCTGCCGCTGGTTACCATCGACGGCTCCGACGCCAGGGATTTCGATGACGCGGTGTGGGCCGAGCCGGACTCCGCTCCCGCCAATCCGGGCGGCTGGCGGCTTGTCGTCGCCATCGCCGATGTGTCCTGGTATGTGCGCCCCGGCGACGCCCTGGACAAGTGCGCCTATGAGCGCGGCAACTCGGCATATTTCCCCGACCGGGTAGTGCCTATGTTGCCCGAGGCCCTGTCCAACGGCTGGTGCTCGCTGGTTCCGGGCGAAGATCGGCCTTGTCTGGCCTGTCATATGACCATCGACGCCGGCGGTAATCTGCGCTCCTCGCGGTTTGCGCGGGGCCTTATGAAATCCGCAGCCCGCCTTACCTACGAGCAGGTTCAGCAGGCCCGCGACGGCGTTCCTGATCAGGTGACGGCGGAACTGCTGGAGACGGTCATCACGCCCCTGTACGGAGCCTACGGGCGCCTTCTCAAGGCGCGTGAGGAACGAGGGGTGCTTGAACTGGACCTGCCCGAGCGCCGGGTGATCATCGGCGATGACGGTCAGGTTATCGACATCAAGCTCCGTCCCCGCTTTGACAGCCACAAGCTGATCGAGGAATTCATGATCGCCGCCAACGTCGCCGCCGCCCTAACCCTGACCAAGGGCCGGCTGCCCTGCATGTACCGCGTCCATGACGAGCCTTCGCCGGAAAAAGTCGAGGACCTGCGCCAATTCCTCTCCACCATCGGCATCAATCTGGCCAAGGCGCAGGTCATCAAGCCGATGGTTTTCAACCGCATATTGCAAAAGGCTGCCGTCGCCGGGAGCGTAACCATGGTCTCGGAAGTGGTGCTGCGCGCCCAGGCCCGCGCCGAATACTCGCCGACCAACATCGGCCACTTCGGACTGGCGTTGAAAAATTACTGCCACTTCACCTCGCCTATCCGCCGCTACTCGGACCTGCTGGTGCATCGCGCTTTGATCTCGGAACTCAATCTGGGCGAGGGCGGGCTTCAGGACCCCGGCGACTTCGCCGCTATCGGCGCGCACCTCGGCGATACCGAGCGTCGGGCGGCGGCGGCGGAGCGCGACTCCGTCGATCGCTTCACCGCCGGCTTCCTGGCCGAGCGCATCGGCGCCCGCTTCAGCGGCCGCATCAACGGCGTCACCCGCTTCGGCCTGTTTGTCACCCTTGACGACACCGGCGCCGACGGATTGGTCCCCGTCAGATCGCTGCCCGGCGGACGCTATCAACACGACGAGGCCCGTCATATGCTGCGCGAGGTCCGGGGGAAACGCCAATTCCACATCGGCGAGGCGATAGAAGTAACCCTGGTCGAGGCCAACCCGGTCACCGGCGGCATGATCATGCATCCGGTAGAGAGCAACGGCTACGCCGGCCCGAATAAGAAAGAAAAGCGCGGCGCCGCCCCATCCAAAGGCCGCCGCCGGTAGTGTCTCAGAAAGCTAAAACATGCGCTTATGGTCGCGGGAGCCGTGAATAACGCGCAAGACCACTATGCCGTCCGGCAAGGGACGATAGAACACCACATAGTTACCATGCGGAAAACTGCGCAAACCCTCTTTGATCTCCGAACGATCACGACCGGCGAGCGGGTTCTCCGCCAATAGATGGAGCGTGCCTTGAATTTCCGCCACAAATGAAAAACCGCGACTGGGATTATCGCGGGCGATATATTCGGCGATGCCGTCCATGTCTGCAATTGCAGATGGTCTAAATATCAGACGCGACGTCGGTTAATTCAGGATATTTTGCGATGAGATTACGGCGGATTTCACCAAAAGCCTCATCCCCGTCCACACAATCGCCGCTTCCTTCCGCTTCATCAATGAGACGGCGAAGCTCTTCAAGCTTGACCATCTCCTTATCATCGAGAATAGTCACAAATACATGTTGTTTGCCTGAGGCGCCGGATCTGGCTATTTCCTCGGGTAGTTTCTCAACGGTGCTTTCAATCCTGGTGCTCATGCGTTTATTTTAGATGCTTAGCCATCTTCGGGCAAATGCAAATTATGGGTCCGCCGCCGGACAGGTTGAATTTTCCGGCAAAATAGTGGAAAATTACAGGCATGGATCGGTTATTGGAATTTCACCGGCGTTTTGCGCCGGTGCTTGTGCTCGTTGTGGCCGTCGCCTGCGCGCCGACGCCTGCGCCGCCGGGCGCCGACGAAGCGCCTTTCGCCGGAGATGATGCTGCGGATGTCTTCGCCGCCGGCTACGGCTCTGTCGCCGACAAGTACATCGAAAAGATACTGCCGTCCTCGCTGGCGCTGGAGGGCATGCGCGGCCTTGCCTCTATTGATCCCGAATTGTCGGTGACCCGCTCCGGCGATCTCATAGTTCTGGCTTCTTCCGATGAGAAAACAGCCGACTTCCCGGCGCCCGCCGATAACGACGTGCCGGGCTGGGCGGCGTTGACCGCCGGCGTGGTCGAGGCCGGACGCAAGGCGTCGAATGAGCTGCGGACGGCATCGCCGGAAAAAATCTACGAGGCGGTTTTCGACGGGGCGCTCTCCAACCTGGATATTTTCTCGCGCTATGCCGGGGCCGAGGAAGCCGGTAAAAACCGGGCGCGGCGCGAAGGATTCGGCGGCGCCGGCATCACCGTTGACGTCAACGTCAAAGACGGCGTCGTCCGGGTGAAATCGGTAACGCCCGGCGCTCCCGCCTTCCTCGCCGGCGTCAAGCCGGGAGACCGCATAACCCATGTCGGCGACGTGTCCGTTACCGGCCTCGGCAGCGCTGACATCAACAATCAATTGCAGGGACAAATTCATTCCGTGGTGACCATTACCGTGCTTCGCGACGGCGCGGCCGGCCCTGTCGAATTCGTATTGGAGCGAACCCATATAATCCCTCCCACCGTCATTTACGGCTATAAAAAGGGCTTGGTCTTTCTCAAGATCACCGGCTTCAACCAGAACACCGCCGCGTCTCTGAGCGACAAACTCGGAAAGGCGCTCCGCGAGCATGGCGGCGAAATCAAGGGGCTGGTGCTGGATATGCGCGGCAATCCCGGCGGACTTCTCAAAGAAGCAATAAAGGCCGCCGATCTGTTCCTGCGGCGCGGCGATATCGTCAATACGGTGGGCCGCCATCCCCACAGCATCCAGCACTACAAAGCCGACGGCGATGATATGGCCAACGGCCTTCCGCTGGCGGTGCTGATGGACGGCAAATCGGCTTCGTCCGCCGAAGTATTGGCCGCCGCCTTGCAGGATCACGGACGCGCTGTCATCATCGGCACCTCCTCTTACGGCAAGGGAACGGTGCAAACGGTTATCAAGCTACCCAACGGCGGCGAGATCACTCTTACCTGGTCACGATTAATCGCTCCCTCCGGGTATGCCCTGCACGGCCTCGGCGTCCTGCCGGCCGTATGCACCAGCGGTCGGAAAGCCGGCGGGAAATCGGCCATCCTCGATCCGATAGAAAAGAGCAAGACCGCCACGGCCATGGAGGATTGGCGCAAAGCGTCTCCCGACGATGCGTCGCGCCGCGAAAAGTTGCATTCGTCCTGCCCGGCGGAGCGGCGCACTCAGGCTCTTGAGGTTGACGTGGCGCGCCGGTTGCTTCTGGACAACTCCCTTTATGAAAGCGCCCTGGACCTTACGGCGCTCATCGCCGAGGCCGCCGGCGACGCCAAGAACCCTTGACAGCGCCGCCGTGGCCTGTATGTTTCGCCGCCTGAGATTATAAAACTTCTTTGAAGAGGGTCGAGCCATGGCCAAATCGGCTACCATCCAGATCAAGCTGATCAGCACAGCCGATACCGGGTTCTATTATGTGACCAAAAAGAACCCCCGCACGTCTACCGAAAAGTTTCAGTTCAAGAAGTATGATCCGGTAGTGCGCAAGCATGTGATGTTCAAGGAAGCAAAGATAAAGTAGTATCAGCGGCCGCAAAAAATGACTCTGAAAAATCCTCCCCCTTGGTTTAAGGGGGAGTTAGCGCGTCAGGATTGATTAGGATCACCTGCGTTACGAATTACCGTCATTGCGACCGTGAGCGTCAGCGACACGGGAAGCAATCCAGTGGCGGTGAATGCTCCCTGGATTGCTTCGTCTTGCTTAGTCGCTTCGCTTCTCGCAATCCTCGCAAAGACGGGAAGGCGCGGCTCACAGCGGCCTTGAGCGATTGCAATCAATCCTGACGCGCTATAGGGGGTCGTTGCGGCAACCTCCCCTGACCCCTCCTTGGTAAGGAGGGGAAAGTCTCTGAAAATCCCGTCAGGACTCCATAACGACACGGTTGCGGCCCTGCTCCTTGGCTTTGTACAGGGCTTGGTCGGCGCGTTCGAGAAGACCCTTGGGAGTGCATGTCCTGTCTCTGGTTTCGCTGATGCCGATGCTGACGGTGATGTTTGCCGCGCCTTTTTCGCTTTTTGTCTCAAAGGCGGATTCGGCGATGGTTTCACGCAACCGTTCGGCCACCGTAAAGGCCGTGTCGATGGAAGTGTCGGGCATAACCACCACGAATTCCTCGCCGCCGTAACGGGCCGCCATATGGAACCCGCGTATATTGTTGGCGATGCGCGACGCCACCTCGCAAAGCACCTCATCACCCGCCCCATGGCCATGTTGATCATTGACCTGCTTGAAATGGTCGATGTCGATCATCATCAGGGAAACCGGCTTGCCGCTGTCGGCCATGCGCCTCATCACCGCGTCCAGATGAGTGGACAGATAGCGCCTGTTATGCAGGCCGGTAAGGCCGTCGATAAGGGCCAGCGACACGGTATGCAGGAAGTTGTCATGAAGACAGTCCTGGTAGCGCTTGCGGCGGACCTGGGTGCGCACGCGGGCCAGCAACTCCTGATGATCAAGGGGACGGGAAAGGTAATCATTGACCCCCAGTTCCATGGCCTTGATCAACAACCCTATATTCTCCTCGTCGCCGATCAGGATAATGGGAAGCAGGCGGGTCTCCGTGCGTGAGCGCAATTGCGACGCCAGACGCAGAGGAGCCTCGCCGTCGGCGGAAACACTGACGATCAGCACTTCGGCCCCGGCCTCGGCCACCTTGTCGGCAACGTCTTTGGCGTCGGCGACTACGGTGACGCGATGGCTGTCTTTTTCCAGGGCGTCCTTGATGTTGGCGGTCTGAACGGAGCCGCTGTCCACCAGAACGATATGCGCCCCGCCGATATCGCCGGGCATATGTCCGTTTGTCGAGGGGAAACCGAGGTCCCTCGTGGTTTCTTCGCGCATCCGCCACTGGTCAAGCACCTGCTTCACCCTCACCAGCGATCCGATCCTGGCGAAAAGCCTTGCATCGCCCACCGGCTTGGTCAGGAAATCATCGGCGCCGCAATCCAGGCCCTTCACCCGGTCGATGGTTTT
This genomic interval carries:
- a CDS encoding ribonuclease R, yielding MPPPFPGKEQILEFINDSPGKVGKREIARAFHLTPGQRIRLKQALRELEDEGALGRKQNRRYFAGKLPTVAVLEVSGTDLDGEVMARPLNWEGEGEPPLIYMAPEKRGHPALGIGDKALARLSRSGGAYEAQVIRRISSAPSMVLGVYAVDGKQGRIRSTDRRARNDLMVAAEDAKGAVRGDLVRAEVLPGRRSGLQRARVVERIAAAGPKAVSLIALHDHGIPTEFTAAAVKQANAAGPTALGKREDLRNLPLVTIDGSDARDFDDAVWAEPDSAPANPGGWRLVVAIADVSWYVRPGDALDKCAYERGNSAYFPDRVVPMLPEALSNGWCSLVPGEDRPCLACHMTIDAGGNLRSSRFARGLMKSAARLTYEQVQQARDGVPDQVTAELLETVITPLYGAYGRLLKAREERGVLELDLPERRVIIGDDGQVIDIKLRPRFDSHKLIEEFMIAANVAAALTLTKGRLPCMYRVHDEPSPEKVEDLRQFLSTIGINLAKAQVIKPMVFNRILQKAAVAGSVTMVSEVVLRAQARAEYSPTNIGHFGLALKNYCHFTSPIRRYSDLLVHRALISELNLGEGGLQDPGDFAAIGAHLGDTERRAAAAERDSVDRFTAGFLAERIGARFSGRINGVTRFGLFVTLDDTGADGLVPVRSLPGGRYQHDEARHMLREVRGKRQFHIGEAIEVTLVEANPVTGGMIMHPVESNGYAGPNKKEKRGAAPSKGRRR
- a CDS encoding 50S ribosomal protein L33; this encodes MAKSATIQIKLISTADTGFYYVTKKNPRTSTEKFQFKKYDPVVRKHVMFKEAKIK
- a CDS encoding PleD family two-component system response regulator — translated: MSARILVVDDIFTSVKVLAAKLNGAYYEVLTAGSGAEALKIVNEHDPDLVLLDVMMPGMDGFDVCRRIKANPKTSHIPVVMVTALSKTIDRVKGLDCGADDFLTKPVGDARLFARIGSLVRVKQVLDQWRMREETTRDLGFPSTNGHMPGDIGGAHIVLVDSGSVQTANIKDALEKDSHRVTVVADAKDVADKVAEAGAEVLIVSVSADGEAPLRLASQLRSRTETRLLPIILIGDEENIGLLIKAMELGVNDYLSRPLDHQELLARVRTQVRRKRYQDCLHDNFLHTVSLALIDGLTGLHNRRYLSTHLDAVMRRMADSGKPVSLMMIDIDHFKQVNDQHGHGAGDEVLCEVASRIANNIRGFHMAARYGGEEFVVVMPDTSIDTAFTVAERLRETIAESAFETKSEKGAANITVSIGISETRDRTCTPKGLLERADQALYKAKEQGRNRVVMES